In a genomic window of Methanoregula sp. UBA64:
- a CDS encoding glycosyltransferase family 2 protein, which yields MMPENPLVSICIPTYNRAGMIGKAIESALSQTYRNIEVIVVDNDSRDDTPAVVAAFADERLRYVKNERNLGLFGNCNRCIELATGTYLHILHSDDYIDPGFTARCVAFFAEHPTVVLTTTGSRIIGDSFEKEISGSETDRVYPAPEGFRRLLAARSFIVCPSVMVRCDVYREVGPFSMEYPYSSDYYQWLKIARMHDIGFVSGACLFYRQGEHSETFRFLFSSPQGYMDMLRLFVQIAIDLGKESELFAGDLLAAQRRFIHDCIFAGFTRGDAMPGFRPSIFTGFSIACWTMERPGSIRQWFGKGRDLAVILPAGLLLAWSPTRWLVRRLLFSRRMGY from the coding sequence ATGATGCCTGAAAATCCTCTGGTTTCTATCTGTATCCCGACCTATAACCGTGCCGGAATGATCGGAAAGGCAATAGAGAGTGCCCTTTCTCAGACCTACCGTAACATCGAGGTGATTGTTGTTGACAACGATTCCCGTGATGATACCCCTGCCGTTGTGGCAGCCTTTGCCGATGAACGGCTTCGGTATGTAAAAAATGAGCGGAATCTGGGGCTGTTCGGGAACTGCAACCGCTGTATCGAGCTGGCCACCGGCACCTACCTGCATATCCTGCACTCAGATGACTACATCGATCCGGGATTCACTGCGCGATGTGTTGCGTTCTTTGCCGAACATCCCACGGTAGTCCTGACAACAACAGGTTCGCGTATTATCGGCGATTCATTTGAGAAAGAGATTTCCGGCAGCGAGACTGACAGGGTATACCCCGCACCGGAGGGATTCCGACGCCTCCTTGCTGCACGCTCGTTCATTGTGTGCCCGTCGGTCATGGTCCGCTGTGACGTGTACCGAGAAGTGGGGCCGTTCAGCATGGAGTACCCCTATTCATCGGATTATTACCAGTGGCTGAAGATTGCACGGATGCATGATATCGGGTTCGTGAGCGGGGCATGCCTTTTTTACCGGCAGGGCGAACACTCCGAGACATTTCGGTTCCTTTTCTCATCGCCGCAGGGATACATGGACATGCTGAGGCTGTTTGTCCAGATTGCTATCGACCTCGGGAAGGAGTCAGAGTTGTTTGCCGGAGATCTTCTTGCAGCACAGCGGCGTTTTATCCATGACTGCATCTTTGCCGGCTTCACGCGAGGAGATGCCATGCCTGGCTTTCGGCCATCGATCTTCACCGGATTCTCTATTGCATGCTGGACTATGGAACGGCCCGGTTCGATCCGCCAGTGGTTCGGAAAAGGACGTGATCTCGCTGTGATTCTGCCGGCAGGACTTCTGCTGGCATGGTCGCCTACCCGTTGGCTGGTCAGGAGACTTCTCTTTTCCCGGAGAATGGGATACTGA
- a CDS encoding NAD-dependent epimerase/dehydratase family protein, with protein MPIQKVFVTGVTGFIGRHLVRRLVSEGYVVGALVRQASPTSRSLPQDGVSYFPGDIRNYGEVRTAIAAFRPDAVIHLVTYYAVMHHADEVGVMADTNVKGTLNLLEAAKETGGVQLFVNTSSCAVYEQKKQRLKESDLIRPQNLYALTKVQAEEACGFYADTFSLPSVTLRVFPPYGPGDHERRLIPYVIGSLLKNTSPNLTSGKQEWDFVFVDDIISAYVAVLRSCPFKEKHPIFNIGTGQPASIRSVVEKIQEKIGSAVDLPWGSVAHRTNEVWYNSADIAKARSGLHWAPATGLDEGLQRTVVWFKKHYQNEQR; from the coding sequence ATGCCGATACAGAAGGTTTTTGTTACCGGGGTAACGGGCTTTATCGGGAGGCACCTCGTGCGCCGGCTGGTGTCGGAAGGGTATGTGGTCGGGGCGCTGGTGAGGCAGGCATCGCCAACCTCACGATCTCTACCTCAAGACGGGGTCTCATATTTCCCGGGGGATATCCGGAATTATGGGGAAGTCAGAACCGCTATCGCGGCATTCAGGCCGGATGCCGTTATCCACTTGGTCACGTATTATGCTGTGATGCATCATGCCGATGAGGTCGGTGTGATGGCGGATACGAACGTGAAGGGGACACTCAACCTCCTGGAGGCTGCAAAAGAGACGGGAGGTGTTCAGCTCTTTGTGAACACCAGCTCGTGTGCAGTGTACGAACAAAAGAAGCAGCGTCTGAAGGAAAGCGATCTCATCAGACCGCAGAATCTGTACGCCCTCACCAAGGTCCAAGCTGAAGAGGCGTGCGGGTTTTATGCAGATACTTTCAGCCTCCCCAGCGTGACCCTCCGCGTATTCCCTCCCTACGGGCCCGGCGATCACGAGCGCCGGTTGATTCCGTATGTCATTGGATCCCTCTTGAAGAACACATCACCTAACCTGACCTCCGGGAAACAGGAATGGGATTTTGTATTCGTGGATGATATTATCAGCGCCTATGTGGCCGTCCTGAGATCCTGCCCCTTTAAGGAGAAGCATCCCATCTTCAATATCGGAACCGGTCAGCCTGCATCCATCCGTTCCGTGGTGGAAAAGATCCAAGAGAAAATTGGTTCCGCTGTCGATCTTCCTTGGGGATCTGTGGCCCACCGGACAAACGAGGTCTGGTACAACTCCGCAGATATTGCAAAGGCACGGTCCGGGCTTCACTGGGCTCCGGCAACCGGACTTGACGAAGGGCTCCAAAGGACCGTTGTCTGGTTTAAGAAGCATTACCAAAACGAACAACGATGA
- a CDS encoding dTDP-4-dehydrorhamnose 3,5-epimerase family protein, translating to MIEGVLVKPLRQIPDERGKIMHMMRNDDPDFIGFGEIYFSCIYPGVIKGWHLHRKMTLNYAVPFGAIKLVLYDDRESSRTKGEIQEIFIGPDNYCLVRIPPLVWNGFKGVGVTPSIVANCSSIPHDPDEIERMSPFDKKIAYNWEIRHG from the coding sequence ATGATTGAAGGTGTTTTGGTAAAACCGCTTCGGCAAATCCCCGATGAGCGCGGCAAGATCATGCACATGATGCGTAATGACGATCCGGATTTCATTGGATTTGGCGAGATCTATTTCTCGTGTATATATCCCGGTGTCATCAAGGGGTGGCACCTCCACAGGAAGATGACCCTGAATTACGCGGTGCCGTTCGGCGCCATCAAGCTGGTTCTCTATGACGACCGGGAATCAAGCCGGACAAAAGGAGAGATCCAGGAGATTTTCATTGGTCCCGATAACTACTGCCTTGTCCGGATCCCTCCCCTAGTGTGGAACGGGTTTAAGGGTGTGGGAGTAACGCCGTCGATCGTAGCGAACTGCTCCTCGATACCCCACGATCCCGACGAGATTGAGCGGATGAGCCCCTTTGACAAGAAGATTGCCTACAACTGGGAAATCCGCCACGGGTGA
- the rfbG gene encoding CDP-glucose 4,6-dehydratase — protein MTPPLGIFRNKRVLVTGDTGFKGSWLAYWLHYLGANVHGFSHPPERDCDHFNVLGLARHIHHTDGEIRDYSQVREFMETTRPEFIFHLAAQPLVRKSFREPKLTMDTNIGGTVNVLEAVRFTPSVKVLVTITSDKCYRNKEWCWGYRESDELGGKDPYSASKAAAEIVYSAYQDSFFAGRPQFGAASVRAGNVIGGGDWSTDRIVPDCIRALQSGKPIVLRNPQATRPWQHVLEPLSGYLLLASRLYEDPAQFRGSYNFGPDSREIHTVEEVARALISVWGSGGIKIARNESDPPEAGLLHLNCDKAHHALGWYPRWNFAKTVERTAQWYKSVKEGTDAVALTRRQIIEYMESSP, from the coding sequence GTGACCCCCCCCCTTGGGATCTTCAGAAACAAACGCGTGCTGGTTACCGGGGATACCGGTTTCAAGGGTTCCTGGCTGGCATACTGGCTACACTATCTCGGCGCGAATGTGCATGGGTTCTCCCACCCCCCCGAGAGAGACTGCGATCATTTCAATGTTCTGGGCCTTGCACGGCATATCCATCACACCGATGGGGAGATCCGTGATTACTCGCAAGTTCGGGAATTCATGGAAACGACTCGGCCGGAATTTATCTTTCACCTTGCTGCCCAGCCATTGGTCCGGAAATCCTTCCGGGAACCAAAACTCACCATGGACACCAATATAGGGGGAACCGTCAATGTCCTGGAAGCGGTGAGATTCACCCCTTCGGTAAAGGTTCTTGTCACTATCACTTCTGACAAATGTTACCGGAACAAGGAGTGGTGCTGGGGATACCGTGAGAGTGACGAATTGGGAGGTAAAGATCCATATAGTGCGTCGAAAGCGGCGGCAGAGATCGTGTACTCTGCATATCAGGACTCATTCTTTGCCGGCCGGCCTCAGTTTGGGGCGGCTAGTGTCAGGGCAGGGAACGTGATCGGTGGCGGGGACTGGTCCACAGATCGCATTGTCCCGGATTGCATCCGGGCGCTTCAGTCAGGAAAGCCGATCGTGCTCAGGAATCCCCAAGCCACCCGGCCGTGGCAGCATGTGCTGGAACCGCTCTCCGGTTATCTCCTCCTTGCATCGCGGTTGTACGAAGACCCGGCGCAGTTTCGTGGCTCTTATAATTTCGGGCCGGACAGCAGGGAAATCCATACTGTGGAGGAGGTTGCCCGGGCACTGATCAGCGTGTGGGGATCCGGCGGGATTAAAATTGCCAGAAATGAGAGCGATCCGCCGGAAGCGGGCCTTCTGCACCTGAACTGTGACAAGGCGCACCATGCCCTTGGCTGGTATCCCCGATGGAATTTTGCAAAGACCGTCGAACGGACAGCACAATGGTACAAGTCGGTGAAAGAGGGAACGGACGCGGTGGCCCTCACCCGTCGGCAGATCATTGAGTATATGGAGAGTTCACCATGA
- the rfbF gene encoding glucose-1-phosphate cytidylyltransferase, protein MKVGILCGGYGTRIRDVADNIPKPMIPIGEYPILWHIMKYYAVWGHDRFVLCLGYKGDTIRDFFANYRAHTTDFTIDLSGKTPVQYHTDQAAETWTVTLAETGQHAMTGARIKRVKKYFQDEENFMLTYGDGVGDIDIGKLIAFHNSHGKILTVTGVRPPGRFGELQCTDKGLVTEFNEKPQTTGGRISGGFFVCRQEIFDYIDDREDTVFEQQPLRNLVRDNEMMVFKHDGFWQPMDTLREYKLLNQVYEEKNAPWVIW, encoded by the coding sequence ATGAAAGTAGGCATCTTATGCGGCGGATACGGAACCCGGATTCGCGATGTAGCGGACAATATTCCAAAGCCGATGATCCCGATCGGTGAATATCCCATTCTCTGGCATATTATGAAATACTATGCAGTCTGGGGCCATGACCGGTTCGTGCTCTGTCTGGGATACAAGGGAGACACCATTCGGGATTTTTTTGCAAATTACCGGGCGCATACGACTGATTTCACTATTGACTTGAGTGGAAAAACACCCGTCCAGTACCATACCGATCAGGCAGCAGAGACCTGGACGGTGACGCTTGCGGAAACCGGCCAGCATGCCATGACCGGTGCACGGATCAAACGGGTAAAGAAATACTTCCAGGATGAGGAGAATTTCATGCTGACCTATGGGGACGGAGTCGGCGACATCGATATTGGGAAACTGATCGCATTCCATAATTCCCATGGAAAGATCCTGACTGTCACGGGTGTGAGGCCTCCGGGAAGATTTGGAGAACTCCAATGTACTGATAAGGGGCTTGTGACAGAATTCAATGAAAAACCTCAAACCACCGGAGGAAGAATATCTGGAGGATTCTTTGTCTGCCGCCAGGAGATCTTTGACTATATTGACGACAGGGAAGATACTGTCTTCGAACAGCAACCGCTTCGGAATCTGGTGCGCGACAATGAGATGATGGTCTTCAAGCACGACGGGTTCTGGCAGCCGATGGATACCTTGCGGGAGTACAAGCTCCTCAACCAGGTCTATGAAGAGAAGAACGCTCCTTGGGTGATCTGGTGA
- the gmd gene encoding GDP-mannose 4,6-dehydratase, with amino-acid sequence MSIKKALITGITGQDGSYLADFLLDKGYEVHGIIRRSSSFNRQRLEHLYVDPRDPQARLFLHYGDLSDAEAMSYILYNIKPDEVYNLGAQSHVRVSFDMPEYTANTTALGVTRLLESARRSNQKIKIYQASSSEMFGSSPPPQEESTAFAPRSPYACAKLYAYWMVKNYREGYNLFAANGILFNHESPRRGETFVTRKITYSIVRLIMKKDQFLYLGNLDAKRDWGYAPEYVEAMWRILQQESADDFVIGTGESHSVREFLERAFAYVDLDVEHYVKIDPAYFRPTEVEVLIADPRKSEKRLNWKPKIKFNDLVKIMVDADMRAAGLEPLGDGDQILEKKYPNKFWTAD; translated from the coding sequence ATGTCAATAAAAAAAGCATTGATTACCGGAATTACCGGGCAGGATGGATCATATCTTGCCGATTTCCTGCTGGATAAAGGCTATGAAGTGCATGGGATCATCCGTAGATCATCGTCCTTCAATCGACAACGTCTTGAGCATTTATATGTTGATCCCAGAGACCCCCAAGCTCGCCTTTTCCTCCATTATGGGGATCTTTCCGATGCAGAAGCTATGTCCTATATTTTGTATAATATCAAGCCGGATGAAGTGTACAATCTGGGAGCCCAAAGTCATGTCAGAGTCAGTTTCGATATGCCAGAATATACAGCAAATACCACCGCGTTGGGAGTGACTCGTCTTCTGGAAAGTGCACGGAGAAGCAACCAGAAAATAAAAATCTATCAGGCCTCATCCAGCGAAATGTTTGGATCCTCGCCTCCTCCTCAAGAGGAGAGTACTGCATTCGCGCCAAGAAGCCCTTACGCGTGTGCCAAGCTCTATGCATACTGGATGGTAAAAAATTATCGCGAGGGATATAATCTATTTGCCGCAAATGGGATCCTGTTCAATCATGAATCGCCCCGGAGAGGGGAGACATTTGTTACCAGAAAGATTACCTACAGTATCGTTAGGCTGATCATGAAAAAAGATCAGTTCCTGTATCTGGGAAATCTTGATGCAAAAAGGGACTGGGGATATGCACCTGAATATGTCGAGGCGATGTGGAGGATACTCCAGCAAGAAAGTGCAGATGATTTCGTTATCGGAACAGGAGAATCGCATTCCGTGAGGGAATTCCTTGAACGGGCGTTCGCCTATGTTGATCTGGATGTTGAGCACTATGTTAAAATTGATCCGGCGTATTTCCGTCCAACGGAAGTGGAAGTACTCATAGCAGATCCAAGGAAATCTGAAAAGAGACTCAACTGGAAACCGAAGATCAAATTCAATGATCTTGTTAAAATAATGGTGGATGCCGATATGCGAGCGGCAGGACTGGAGCCTTTGGGAGATGGTGATCAAATCCTCGAGAAAAAGTATCCTAACAAATTCTGGACTGCAGATTGA
- a CDS encoding class I SAM-dependent methyltransferase produces MDIREIKKCRICGNDQIVTVLDLGNQALSGRFPGEDDPDPPRAPLVLIRCDNSKNPGACGLVQLKHSVPPLEMYTCGYGYRSGINKTMRDHLAELTRKSQTITRLEKQDIVLDIGSNDGTLLKSYSMEDIRRIGIDPGGEQYKKYYPQEIQLICDFFSAAKFNSVYPHEKAKIITSVAMFYDLEKPMEFVENIQQILHKDGIWILEQSYLPTMLKMNSFDTICHEHLEYYAFYQIDWMLRRNNLKAVDIEFNAINGGSFRVYVTHADSKIPRNEAALDRVIKMERALKLNCEIPYRDFCTRVEKVKMDLNTFLRTEKTKGKTIFVYGASTKGNVLLQYFNLDSKIITAAAERNPEKWGCRTPGTGIPIISEAEARKQKPDYFLPLPWHFKKEFIEREGQFIKDGGKFIFPLPDVEIV; encoded by the coding sequence ATGGATATCCGCGAGATAAAAAAATGCCGCATCTGCGGAAATGATCAGATCGTTACGGTATTAGATTTAGGCAATCAAGCGTTATCCGGAAGATTTCCCGGAGAGGATGACCCGGATCCTCCCCGCGCACCACTGGTTCTGATCAGATGTGACAACTCGAAGAATCCGGGAGCATGCGGGCTTGTCCAGTTGAAGCACTCGGTTCCTCCCCTTGAGATGTATACCTGTGGGTACGGATATAGGTCCGGTATCAACAAGACCATGCGCGATCATCTCGCGGAACTTACCAGAAAATCGCAGACAATAACCCGCTTGGAAAAACAGGATATTGTTTTGGATATCGGTAGCAATGACGGGACGCTGCTGAAAAGTTATTCAATGGAAGATATTCGCCGGATCGGAATCGATCCCGGCGGAGAACAATACAAGAAATACTATCCTCAAGAAATACAGTTGATCTGCGATTTTTTCTCAGCGGCCAAATTTAACTCAGTATATCCCCACGAAAAGGCAAAGATCATTACATCTGTTGCAATGTTCTATGATCTTGAAAAGCCAATGGAATTTGTCGAAAATATCCAGCAAATCCTGCATAAAGACGGAATTTGGATTCTTGAACAGAGTTATCTACCCACCATGCTCAAGATGAATTCTTTCGATACCATCTGCCATGAACATCTGGAATATTACGCTTTCTACCAGATAGACTGGATGCTCCGTCGAAATAATCTCAAAGCGGTCGATATTGAATTCAATGCCATCAATGGAGGAAGTTTCAGGGTATATGTCACCCATGCAGACTCCAAAATCCCCCGAAATGAAGCGGCCCTAGATCGAGTCATAAAAATGGAGCGGGCACTAAAACTAAATTGTGAAATACCGTATCGGGATTTCTGTACTCGTGTCGAAAAGGTAAAGATGGATCTGAATACATTTCTGCGTACTGAAAAAACTAAAGGAAAAACGATCTTCGTCTACGGGGCATCAACAAAAGGAAATGTACTTCTTCAATATTTCAATCTTGATTCAAAAATTATCACAGCAGCTGCGGAACGCAATCCTGAAAAATGGGGTTGTCGAACACCCGGGACCGGAATCCCTATCATATCAGAAGCAGAGGCAAGAAAACAAAAACCGGATTATTTTTTACCACTCCCGTGGCATTTCAAAAAGGAATTTATCGAGAGAGAGGGCCAGTTTATAAAGGACGGAGGGAAATTCATATTTCCTCTGCCGGACGTAGAGATCGTCTGA
- a CDS encoding GDP-mannose 4,6-dehydratase has protein sequence MPRAIIVGVTGQDGTYLFRYLNERHYEIFGFGRTRIMTNRDDWKNQAHDITSFQEISNLIQRIQPDEIYHLAAFHQSSEDPVINNETLFQHSYEVNVLSLFHVLEALRLFSPDTHLFYAASSHIFGRPASEPQDETTPFNPLGIYAVTKVSGLHLCRMYRTLYHIHASTGILYNHESPIRSEQFVSQKIAKAAILCKHDPHHRLILGDLSVEVDWGYAPDYVDAMHRITTHQKPDDFIIATGKKSRVEDFVKIAFEYLGLDWHEYVTEKREIITKPAVALVGNPEKLERLTGWKRTVSFPEMVRLLVESAQNDL, from the coding sequence ATGCCGCGAGCAATTATCGTAGGTGTAACCGGGCAGGATGGTACTTACCTTTTCCGTTATCTTAATGAACGACACTACGAAATTTTCGGGTTCGGTCGCACCAGGATAATGACAAACCGTGACGATTGGAAAAACCAAGCACATGATATCACAAGTTTTCAGGAGATCTCCAATCTTATCCAGAGAATACAGCCCGATGAGATATATCACTTGGCTGCTTTTCACCAGTCATCCGAAGACCCGGTTATTAACAACGAGACTCTCTTTCAGCATAGTTATGAGGTTAATGTCCTCTCCCTCTTTCATGTTCTTGAAGCACTCAGACTTTTTTCTCCCGATACGCATCTGTTTTATGCTGCGTCCTCTCATATCTTCGGAAGACCTGCCTCGGAACCACAGGACGAGACAACCCCCTTTAATCCCTTGGGGATTTACGCAGTAACGAAGGTTTCAGGATTACATTTATGCCGGATGTACCGGACACTGTATCATATTCATGCATCAACAGGTATTCTCTATAACCACGAATCTCCGATCAGAAGCGAGCAGTTCGTTTCCCAGAAAATTGCAAAGGCTGCAATATTATGCAAACATGATCCACACCACCGGCTTATTCTTGGAGATCTCTCCGTTGAAGTGGATTGGGGTTATGCACCGGATTATGTCGATGCGATGCACCGTATAACAACTCACCAGAAACCTGACGATTTTATTATAGCTACGGGAAAGAAGAGCCGTGTTGAAGACTTTGTAAAAATTGCATTTGAATATCTTGGACTGGACTGGCATGAATACGTTACAGAAAAGAGGGAGATCATCACAAAACCGGCAGTTGCGCTTGTCGGGAATCCGGAAAAACTGGAGCGGCTGACGGGGTGGAAGAGGACAGTGTCGTTCCCAGAAATGGTACGTCTCCTTGTCGAATCCGCACAGAACGATCTGTAA
- a CDS encoding glycosyltransferase family 4 protein produces MKIAMVTPVYPPHMGGIEIFTESLSRGLQERGDVVTVYHPANMDVERNNLPVIKHILNFFRAVSFLKTIPCGNVDIIHVQQTEPSLWYPFLLKRMYPDIPVIVHCHTLMITDSGKEYCKLHFTLKGIARYLFMVLPAEFLEKKSIRSADHVIAVTPEVADICRSIRNSQVSLVLNGIHIEDFPLRTNIETHKPFRIFCPGRLIAEKGWIYLVEALPKILSEIDAEVIFSGSDAEGYKSVMMKCSGELGVSDRIQYLDGADFPALIKCQSECDLVVIPWVAEMFGLSVFENLAMGNIIVCTDVGGISRFVRDRDAVLLVEPANPDQLASAVVEGLKNISLRDHIHRTAPERAKEYDIRRTVDQIRKLHREIGLGIRQNNGFNE; encoded by the coding sequence ATGAAAATCGCCATGGTAACTCCGGTATATCCCCCGCATATGGGGGGTATCGAGATCTTTACCGAATCCCTCTCACGCGGATTGCAGGAACGGGGGGATGTTGTTACGGTTTATCACCCTGCCAACATGGACGTGGAAAGAAATAATCTTCCCGTTATCAAACATATTCTCAATTTTTTCAGGGCGGTCTCATTTCTGAAAACGATTCCCTGTGGCAATGTGGACATCATCCACGTCCAGCAAACGGAACCGTCATTATGGTATCCGTTCCTCCTGAAACGAATGTATCCGGATATCCCGGTCATCGTTCACTGCCATACCCTGATGATAACCGATAGTGGAAAAGAGTATTGTAAACTTCATTTCACACTGAAAGGTATTGCCAGGTACCTGTTTATGGTACTGCCCGCGGAATTTCTTGAAAAAAAATCGATCCGGTCAGCTGATCACGTCATTGCGGTTACTCCGGAAGTTGCGGATATCTGCCGGTCGATTAGGAATTCTCAGGTCTCCCTCGTTCTCAATGGGATTCATATTGAGGATTTTCCTCTTCGTACGAATATCGAAACCCACAAACCCTTCCGGATATTCTGTCCGGGCCGGCTGATCGCTGAGAAAGGATGGATTTACCTGGTTGAAGCCCTGCCAAAAATCCTTTCAGAAATTGATGCAGAGGTCATTTTTTCAGGGTCTGATGCGGAGGGATATAAGTCAGTTATGATGAAATGTTCCGGTGAACTTGGTGTTTCGGATAGGATACAATACCTTGATGGTGCCGATTTTCCAGCTCTGATTAAATGTCAATCCGAATGTGATCTTGTGGTTATTCCCTGGGTGGCTGAAATGTTCGGTTTATCCGTGTTTGAGAATCTGGCCATGGGGAATATCATTGTATGTACGGATGTAGGTGGCATCTCTCGGTTCGTCAGGGACAGGGACGCAGTTCTTCTTGTCGAACCGGCAAATCCGGACCAGCTGGCGTCAGCGGTTGTTGAGGGACTCAAGAATATCTCTTTACGTGACCATATTCATAGGACTGCCCCCGAACGAGCAAAGGAGTACGATATCAGGAGAACTGTGGATCAGATAAGAAAACTCCACCGAGAGATTGGATTAGGTATCCGTCAGAATAATGGTTTTAACGAGTGA
- a CDS encoding methyltransferase domain-containing protein produces the protein MNSEKRILDLGCGPNKVNGALGVDIVPMKGVDVVANFFELIYPFADNTFDEIHLVDVIEHLPNTIKTMEEIHRIARPDAKIFIRVVNWNSIYTAMDPTHVKAFTEESFDFYGSRPGRNYYTKARFEVVHVDRLYNPQVQKFIHSKRIMKAMSYYLCNVLLSLDFELRVIKPLIPANKCLCETGETVFSHIRCPHCVSGKFRQNSPDPGKLDLYKNKWLICREPGCGRKYPVIDGLPIMINEEGELYCGISRDELPEPPREKYTIVPND, from the coding sequence GTGAATTCCGAAAAAAGAATACTCGATCTTGGATGCGGCCCTAATAAAGTAAACGGTGCATTGGGTGTTGATATCGTTCCTATGAAAGGAGTGGATGTCGTAGCGAATTTCTTTGAACTGATTTACCCTTTTGCAGATAATACATTTGACGAAATCCATCTTGTCGATGTCATCGAACATCTTCCGAATACAATAAAAACTATGGAAGAGATCCATAGAATTGCCCGCCCAGATGCAAAAATTTTTATCCGGGTTGTGAACTGGAATAGTATCTATACCGCGATGGATCCTACGCATGTCAAGGCTTTTACCGAGGAGAGCTTTGACTTTTATGGGAGTCGCCCGGGACGAAATTACTATACAAAAGCACGATTTGAAGTCGTTCATGTTGACCGCCTATATAACCCCCAGGTACAGAAGTTTATTCATTCTAAACGGATCATGAAAGCAATGAGTTATTATCTTTGCAATGTCCTGTTATCGTTGGATTTTGAATTAAGAGTGATAAAGCCGTTGATTCCAGCCAATAAATGTCTGTGTGAAACCGGCGAAACGGTATTTTCACATATACGATGTCCACACTGTGTATCAGGAAAGTTCCGGCAAAACAGTCCTGATCCGGGAAAATTGGATCTGTATAAAAACAAGTGGTTGATCTGCCGTGAACCTGGATGTGGGCGGAAATATCCGGTGATTGATGGCCTCCCGATCATGATCAATGAAGAGGGCGAGTTGTATTGCGGGATTTCAAGAGATGAATTACCGGAACCTCCACGAGAAAAATATACGATTGTCCCGAATGATTAA
- a CDS encoding UDP-N-acetylglucosamine 4,6-dehydratase family protein, which produces MDLKEYYNGKTVLVTGGAGSIGNFLVRELLKYDVHSIRVFDNNETGLFDLEQDLASEKIRSFIGDIRDKERLMMAMDGVDIVFHAAALKHVPLCEFNPFDAVKTNIIGTQNVLDAALAQCVQKVITISTDKAVNPSNVMGATKLLAERLTISANSYRGKKKTIFSCVRFGNVLNSRGSVIPLFIKQIRKGGPITLTHPDMRRFFMDIPSAARLILTAGMCSTGDEIFILKMPVLRIMDLAEVMRDVLAPRYGLNPKNIAISIVGMRCGEKIDEVLMTADETTSVFENDDMYIIVPKQVVYSEYSPSTKVPHGFRSAVVDSFSSENVKLITKRDIRRLITSFDE; this is translated from the coding sequence ATGGACCTGAAGGAGTACTACAACGGAAAAACCGTCCTCGTAACGGGTGGTGCAGGATCTATCGGGAATTTCCTTGTCCGTGAACTTCTCAAATATGACGTGCATAGTATCAGAGTTTTCGATAACAATGAGACCGGTCTTTTCGATCTTGAACAGGATCTGGCGTCTGAAAAGATTCGATCCTTTATTGGTGATATCAGGGACAAGGAGCGGCTGATGATGGCAATGGACGGTGTGGACATCGTTTTCCATGCAGCTGCGCTCAAACACGTACCCTTGTGTGAATTTAATCCATTTGATGCAGTGAAAACAAATATTATTGGAACGCAGAATGTTCTGGATGCAGCACTTGCCCAATGCGTCCAAAAGGTAATCACAATCAGTACAGACAAAGCAGTTAATCCCTCAAATGTAATGGGTGCAACCAAATTGCTGGCTGAGCGTCTGACGATTTCTGCAAACAGTTACCGAGGTAAAAAGAAAACAATCTTTTCATGTGTGCGGTTTGGAAACGTCCTGAATTCCCGAGGATCCGTAATTCCTCTTTTTATTAAGCAAATTCGAAAGGGAGGGCCGATTACTCTCACCCATCCAGATATGAGACGATTTTTTATGGATATTCCCTCAGCAGCCCGCCTGATACTCACTGCAGGAATGTGTTCTACGGGTGATGAGATATTTATCCTGAAGATGCCCGTTCTTCGCATCATGGATCTTGCGGAAGTGATGAGGGATGTACTTGCGCCTCGATATGGTCTGAATCCCAAGAATATTGCGATTTCAATTGTGGGGATGCGATGTGGAGAGAAGATTGATGAAGTGCTGATGACCGCAGATGAAACAACCAGCGTCTTCGAAAACGATGATATGTATATTATCGTGCCAAAGCAGGTTGTTTATTCTGAATATTCCCCCTCCACAAAAGTCCCCCATGGGTTTAGATCCGCAGTAGTGGATTCGTTCTCGTCAGAGAATGTGAAGCTGATTACAAAGAGGGATATTCGGAGATTGATTACTTCATTTGATGAATAA